In Sphingobacterium thalpophilum, a genomic segment contains:
- a CDS encoding dihydrofolate reductase encodes MSNPTITLIVAASENNAIGIDNQMPWHLPNDFKYFKRNTVEHSVLMGRKTFEAIGKALPDRRNIVITRNANFQGEDIDVANSIQEALLYCRDEREVFIIGGANIYQQALPLANKVLLTRVHTTIKGDAFFPELPSEEWELVASDSHQADDKHAFAYTFEVYTRK; translated from the coding sequence ATGAGCAACCCAACGATCACATTAATCGTAGCTGCGTCGGAAAACAATGCCATCGGAATCGACAATCAGATGCCTTGGCATTTACCCAACGACTTTAAATATTTTAAGAGAAATACCGTTGAGCACTCTGTCCTAATGGGCAGAAAGACTTTTGAGGCCATAGGCAAAGCATTACCAGACAGAAGGAATATTGTCATTACACGTAACGCGAATTTCCAGGGAGAAGATATTGATGTTGCCAACAGCATTCAAGAGGCACTCTTGTATTGCCGGGATGAACGTGAGGTATTCATCATTGGTGGCGCAAACATTTATCAGCAAGCGCTACCCTTGGCAAATAAAGTGCTTCTGACGCGCGTACATACAACTATCAAAGGTGACGCTTTCTTTCCTGAATTACCGTCAGAAGAATGGGAATTAGTTGCCTCAGATTCGCATCAGGCCGATGACAAACATGCATTTGCTTATACCTTTGAAGTTTATACGCGAAAATAA
- a CDS encoding thymidylate synthase, whose protein sequence is MKQYLDLLRHVYTNGVVKTDRTGTGTKSVFGYQMRFNLQEGFPLVTTKKLHLRSIIHELIWFLKGETNIQYLKENGVSIWDEWADEQGNLGPVYGSQWRSWPTPDGRHIDQITQVINQLKNSPDSRRIIVSAWNVAEIEHMALPPCHAFFQFYVAPAQPEKGILKPQLSCQLYQRSADIFLGVPFNIASYALLTMMVAQVCDMEAAEFIHTLGDAHIYSNHFEQTELQLSREPKALPQMKINPEIKDIFDFKFEDFELLNYESHPHIKAPVAV, encoded by the coding sequence ATGAAACAATATTTAGATTTACTCAGACATGTATATACGAATGGTGTTGTAAAGACAGATCGTACGGGCACAGGTACCAAAAGTGTCTTTGGATATCAGATGCGTTTCAACCTTCAGGAAGGTTTCCCTTTGGTAACGACGAAGAAATTACACCTGCGATCCATTATCCATGAATTGATCTGGTTTCTTAAAGGTGAAACCAATATTCAGTATCTCAAAGAAAATGGCGTAAGCATTTGGGACGAGTGGGCTGACGAACAAGGAAATTTAGGCCCTGTATACGGATCACAATGGCGCTCCTGGCCAACACCCGATGGCCGTCATATCGATCAGATCACACAGGTTATCAACCAGCTAAAAAATTCACCGGATTCACGCCGTATTATTGTATCGGCATGGAATGTTGCCGAAATAGAGCATATGGCATTACCTCCTTGTCATGCCTTTTTTCAGTTTTATGTCGCTCCGGCACAACCTGAAAAAGGTATCTTAAAGCCGCAATTGTCCTGTCAACTCTATCAACGTAGTGCCGATATATTCTTGGGCGTTCCTTTCAACATTGCCTCTTATGCTTTATTGACGATGATGGTCGCACAGGTTTGTGACATGGAAGCCGCAGAGTTTATCCACACCCTTGGCGATGCACATATCTACAGTAATCACTTCGAGCAAACGGAGCTCCAATTGAGCCGCGAGCCAAAAGCGCTACCCCAGATGAAAATAAACCCAGAAATAAAAGATATCTTTGATTTTAAGTTTGAAGATTTTGAATTGTTAAACTACGAATCCCATCCACATATCAAAGCTCCGGTGGCCGTTTAA
- a CDS encoding DMT family transporter — translation MEKLKGALAVFLGASSFGILSTFVKKAYGKGLNLGEVTGIQVLFGMLILWLIYIIIKLFSAKSFHSSSKKSSWIKILISGTSTGLVSILYYKCVQLVPASLAIVLLMQYIWIGVVIEFIFFKAKPSKNNLIGIGIVLIATLLATGLLEKGLQHLNLTGVLFGLLAATAYSVFMIVNGRVGNDYHPIQKSAIMVTGACILVFTLFPPAYLWNGQFDGNFLYFGLILSLFGTVIPPLLFAYGLPKTGFSLGGILSSAELPVATCMSFFILHESVSTIQWLGVLLILGTVIWLNAAKSSTH, via the coding sequence ATGGAAAAATTAAAAGGTGCATTAGCTGTCTTTTTAGGTGCGAGTAGTTTTGGGATACTATCAACGTTTGTTAAAAAAGCCTATGGTAAAGGGTTGAATTTAGGAGAGGTAACGGGAATTCAGGTATTGTTTGGCATGCTTATCCTTTGGCTTATCTATATCATCATCAAACTCTTTTCGGCAAAGTCATTTCACTCTTCAAGCAAGAAATCTTCATGGATCAAGATATTAATCAGTGGTACTTCGACCGGTTTGGTGAGCATTCTCTATTACAAATGTGTACAGCTCGTCCCGGCTTCGTTGGCCATCGTACTGCTCATGCAGTATATCTGGATCGGTGTGGTAATCGAATTTATCTTTTTCAAGGCAAAACCTTCAAAAAACAACCTGATTGGTATCGGCATTGTACTCATTGCAACATTATTAGCGACTGGACTTCTTGAAAAAGGCTTGCAACACCTCAACCTAACAGGTGTCTTATTTGGTCTTTTAGCAGCGACCGCCTATTCGGTCTTCATGATCGTCAACGGTCGTGTCGGCAATGACTATCACCCCATTCAAAAAAGCGCTATTATGGTAACGGGGGCCTGTATACTGGTCTTCACCTTGTTTCCACCTGCTTATTTATGGAATGGTCAATTTGATGGTAACTTCCTCTATTTCGGCTTGATCCTCTCGCTATTTGGCACGGTCATCCCGCCTTTATTATTTGCCTATGGCCTACCGAAAACGGGCTTCTCCTTAGGCGGAATATTGAGTTCGGCGGAGCTACCTGTAGCCACCTGTATGTCATTTTTTATACTTCATGAAAGTGTATCCACGATACAATGGCTCGGGGTGCTTTTGATCTTGGGTACCGTCATCTGGTTGAACGCAGCAAAGAGCAGTACGCATTAG
- a CDS encoding calcineurin-like phosphoesterase family protein — translation MKAFLALAISWACVNAVQAQDFAKGKVYLDANKNGKLDKNEQGIASVSVSNGREVTTTDKDGNYQLPVGNDNIIFVVKPTGYALPLDENNHPKFYYIHKVNGSPASKYPAVAATGKIPAAVNFAMYQQDEDPNFSAFVFGDPQAYTEEELAYFKNGVINEISDKTIAKFGISLGDLVGDDLSLQPKYKSVISTMGLPWYNVMGNHDMNYDAKLDILSDESFERTFGPNNYAFNYGNTHFIILDNIIYPNPRTGKGYLGGFRKDQLDFVENDLKNVAKDKLIVLAFHIPLYHQNSDVFRNEDRQRLFDILAPFKHTLSLSAHTHFQRQYFYGQKDGWKQEKPHHEYNVGTTSGDWYSGELNEKGIPVSTMRDGTPKGYAILKIEGNQYSFDYKVVGKPATYQIDLYGASVVPEKYTKRYPIYANFFIGKEGDKVTYRINQGEWKEMDFVNENDPAFLNSLAKYDTATELKNTRRPSNPEKSSHLWTANLPKLKAGKYQIEVQAVDLFNRVHLATKTIEVR, via the coding sequence ATGAAAGCATTTTTGGCACTAGCAATTTCCTGGGCATGCGTAAACGCTGTGCAGGCGCAAGATTTTGCAAAAGGAAAAGTTTATCTGGACGCAAACAAGAACGGAAAATTAGATAAAAACGAACAAGGCATTGCGTCTGTTTCTGTTAGTAACGGGCGTGAAGTGACAACGACTGATAAAGATGGTAATTACCAATTGCCCGTTGGAAATGACAACATCATTTTTGTGGTTAAACCAACAGGCTATGCTTTGCCCTTGGATGAAAATAACCACCCAAAATTCTATTATATCCATAAAGTAAACGGTAGTCCAGCTTCAAAATATCCTGCTGTTGCTGCTACAGGAAAAATCCCTGCTGCTGTAAATTTTGCAATGTATCAACAAGATGAGGATCCTAATTTTTCAGCTTTTGTTTTTGGTGATCCACAGGCTTACACGGAGGAAGAACTGGCCTATTTCAAAAATGGTGTGATCAATGAAATTTCCGATAAGACAATTGCGAAATTCGGAATAAGCTTAGGCGACTTGGTGGGAGACGATCTTTCACTTCAGCCAAAATATAAATCGGTGATTTCCACGATGGGCTTGCCATGGTATAATGTCATGGGAAACCACGATATGAACTATGATGCTAAACTGGATATCCTCTCCGATGAATCGTTCGAGCGGACGTTTGGCCCCAATAATTATGCGTTCAATTACGGAAACACGCATTTTATCATTCTTGATAATATCATTTATCCGAATCCACGGACAGGTAAAGGTTATTTAGGCGGATTCCGTAAAGATCAGCTTGATTTTGTGGAAAATGACTTAAAAAACGTTGCTAAAGATAAATTGATTGTGTTGGCATTTCATATTCCTTTATACCATCAAAACTCGGATGTCTTTCGTAACGAAGATAGACAACGTCTGTTCGATATTTTGGCTCCATTTAAGCATACCTTGTCTCTGTCCGCGCATACACACTTTCAGCGCCAATATTTTTATGGACAAAAGGACGGATGGAAACAAGAAAAGCCACATCACGAATATAATGTGGGTACAACCTCGGGCGACTGGTATTCGGGCGAGTTGAATGAAAAGGGAATTCCTGTTTCTACAATGCGGGACGGTACACCAAAAGGGTATGCCATATTAAAAATCGAGGGTAACCAATACAGTTTTGATTATAAGGTTGTCGGTAAGCCAGCAACGTATCAGATTGATTTATATGGCGCATCAGTCGTTCCAGAAAAATACACAAAGAGATATCCGATATACGCTAATTTTTTCATTGGAAAGGAAGGTGACAAGGTAACGTATAGAATCAATCAGGGCGAATGGAAGGAAATGGATTTTGTCAATGAAAACGATCCGGCATTCCTAAATTCTCTTGCTAAATACGATACAGCAACTGAATTAAAGAATACGCGTAGACCTTCGAACCCCGAAAAATCCAGTCATCTGTGGACAGCTAATTTGCCCAAACTTAAAGCTGGTAAATATCAGATTGAGGTTCAAGCGGTTGATCTTTTCAATAGAGTACACCTGGCAACAAAGACTATTGAGGTGAGATAA
- a CDS encoding C40 family peptidase, with the protein MGVRSYFIFFLGAVLFLSSCSTKKKVLSSKTHSSNGSVLTDASSARGKTFSGSKLDNYADLLNVSTKKLNPHLYSFIDDWMGIPHRMGGQTKSGVDCSGFVNLLYIEVYKGNLPRTSRDMEGIVKRKKVDKLEEGDLVFFSFGRNGIDHVGVYLHNNKFVHVSTRKGVIISDLSDSWYAKTFVDAGSPNI; encoded by the coding sequence ATGGGTGTCAGATCTTATTTTATCTTCTTTTTAGGTGCAGTTCTATTTTTGAGCAGTTGTTCAACGAAGAAAAAGGTACTTAGCTCCAAAACACATTCTTCCAATGGTTCGGTTTTGACAGATGCGAGCTCAGCGCGTGGAAAAACTTTTTCGGGATCCAAACTTGACAATTATGCAGACTTGCTCAATGTGAGTACCAAAAAACTAAATCCGCACCTTTATTCCTTTATTGACGATTGGATGGGGATACCGCATCGTATGGGTGGACAGACCAAATCGGGGGTAGATTGCTCGGGATTTGTTAATCTGCTCTATATTGAAGTATACAAAGGGAATTTGCCGCGGACTTCGCGTGACATGGAAGGAATAGTAAAGAGAAAAAAGGTCGATAAACTTGAAGAAGGAGATCTCGTGTTTTTTTCTTTCGGACGAAATGGAATAGATCATGTTGGTGTATACCTGCATAATAATAAGTTCGTTCATGTTTCGACACGGAAAGGTGTTATTATCTCTGATCTTTCCGACAGTTGGTATGCGAAGACCTTTGTTGACGCGGGCTCTCCCAATATCTAA
- the mtaB gene encoding tRNA (N(6)-L-threonylcarbamoyladenosine(37)-C(2))-methylthiotransferase MtaB — MENKKVAFYTLGCKLNYSETSSIGRLFKDAGYDTTAFNSRADVYVINTCSVTDNADKKCRKVVKEALKHSPNAYITIVGCYAQLKPKEIAEIPGVDMVLGAAEKFNIIEHINDLTKQEKTIVYNGPIDETNQFVSAYSIGDRTRTFLKVQDGCDYSCTFCTIPLARGGSRSGKIEDIVRQAEEIAASGVKEIVLTGVNIGDFGIRDGKREDRFLDLVKVLDEVEDIDRIRISSIEPNLLSNDIIEFVAQSKRFVPHFHMPLQSGSNKILSLMRRRYKRELYTERVAFIKSLMPNCCIGVDVIVGFPGETREDFIDTYNFLNDLDISYLHVFTYSERENTIAAQMDGAVPGAQRSDRSKMLHILSEKKRRAFYESQLGETGDVLFEADEKDGYMHGFSKNYVKVRTLYDPLLVNEVVPVKFMEVTDSCEVEVEEIPETLTH, encoded by the coding sequence ATGGAGAATAAAAAAGTAGCTTTTTATACACTTGGATGTAAACTGAATTATTCGGAGACATCATCCATTGGTCGTTTATTTAAAGATGCGGGCTATGATACCACAGCGTTCAATAGCCGTGCAGACGTCTATGTAATCAATACATGTTCGGTAACGGATAATGCTGACAAGAAGTGTAGAAAAGTAGTGAAGGAAGCTTTAAAGCACTCTCCCAACGCCTATATTACGATTGTTGGCTGTTATGCGCAGCTAAAACCAAAAGAGATTGCAGAGATTCCCGGAGTGGACATGGTCTTAGGTGCAGCTGAAAAGTTTAATATTATTGAGCATATCAATGATTTGACGAAACAGGAAAAAACGATCGTTTATAATGGTCCAATCGATGAGACCAATCAATTTGTCTCGGCTTATTCGATTGGCGATCGTACGCGTACGTTCCTAAAAGTACAGGACGGCTGCGATTATTCATGTACATTTTGTACGATTCCTTTGGCACGTGGCGGAAGTCGCTCGGGCAAGATCGAAGATATTGTGCGTCAAGCAGAAGAAATTGCAGCTTCAGGCGTCAAAGAAATCGTTTTAACAGGTGTAAACATTGGCGATTTTGGCATTCGGGATGGTAAGCGTGAAGACCGATTCTTGGATTTGGTAAAGGTTTTGGATGAAGTTGAAGATATCGACAGGATTCGGATTTCTTCGATAGAACCTAATCTTCTTTCCAATGATATTATTGAGTTTGTGGCGCAATCAAAACGTTTTGTTCCACATTTCCATATGCCACTGCAGTCTGGAAGCAATAAAATTCTGAGTTTAATGCGCAGAAGGTACAAAAGAGAACTTTACACAGAGCGTGTCGCATTTATCAAGTCATTGATGCCTAATTGCTGTATCGGTGTTGACGTTATTGTCGGATTTCCGGGAGAAACACGTGAAGACTTTATCGATACATACAATTTCTTGAATGATTTGGATATTTCTTACCTGCATGTCTTTACCTATTCAGAAAGGGAGAATACGATTGCTGCTCAAATGGACGGTGCTGTACCGGGAGCTCAACGCAGCGACCGTAGCAAAATGTTGCACATCCTTTCGGAGAAGAAGCGCCGTGCGTTTTATGAGTCACAGCTTGGTGAGACTGGTGATGTTTTGTTTGAAGCAGACGAAAAAGATGGTTATATGCATGGTTTTTCTAAAAACTATGTCAAAGTACGGACCTTATACGATCCATTATTGGTGAATGAGGTTGTGCCGGTTAAATTTATGGAAGTAACGGATTCCTGTGAAGTGGAAGTAGAAGAAATTCCGGAGACATTGACACATTAA
- a CDS encoding serine hydrolase, with protein sequence MSDLYAQKIDTVYLEKLLQSHPDLFQNILSHPTKNEVQILYTQIDRDKSNKPHFRSYSYRLNPNWYFYPASTVKLPTAILALEKINDLHIAGLSKDTPLRIDSAFEKQTKVLVDESAANGLPSVAQYVKKILLTSDNDAQNRLFEFIGRAELNAKLKKYGTNYSRIVNRLAIGDKGIWAKHTNPVTFYKGKDIIYKQEAQFDPKDYTIELSNTLQGKGYMNDKDELVHEPWSFEGLNVYALQDQQLILKKLLFPEAFQPQERFNLKKDDYALLYDYMSRYPFESDFPKYDPAEFWPTYSKLLFYGREKNAILNPNIRIFNKYGDSYGYNIDNAYVVDFEHGVEFMLAVVVQSNENGIYNDGRYEYETVTYPFLKNIGQVIYQEELKRVKKFKPDLSKFDFRK encoded by the coding sequence ATGTCAGATCTATACGCTCAGAAGATAGATACTGTTTACCTGGAAAAATTACTCCAAAGTCATCCCGATCTATTTCAAAACATATTAAGTCACCCGACGAAAAATGAAGTACAAATTCTGTATACACAGATTGATCGTGACAAATCCAATAAGCCACATTTCAGGTCCTATAGCTATCGACTGAATCCGAACTGGTATTTTTATCCTGCAAGTACAGTGAAGCTGCCGACAGCAATTCTGGCTTTGGAAAAAATCAATGACCTGCATATTGCCGGTCTCAGCAAAGATACCCCACTACGCATCGATTCTGCTTTTGAAAAGCAGACTAAGGTTCTTGTGGACGAATCCGCCGCCAATGGCCTTCCATCTGTTGCTCAATATGTTAAAAAGATCTTATTAACCAGCGACAACGATGCCCAAAACAGGCTTTTCGAATTTATTGGCCGTGCAGAACTGAATGCGAAACTAAAAAAATACGGCACTAATTACAGCCGCATTGTCAACCGTCTTGCTATTGGCGACAAAGGCATATGGGCCAAACATACTAACCCCGTCACCTTTTATAAGGGGAAGGATATTATTTATAAACAAGAAGCACAGTTCGATCCCAAGGATTATACCATCGAGCTGTCCAATACGCTTCAGGGGAAAGGTTACATGAACGATAAAGATGAACTTGTTCATGAACCCTGGAGTTTTGAAGGATTAAATGTATACGCTTTGCAAGATCAACAGCTGATATTGAAGAAGCTGTTATTTCCCGAAGCATTTCAGCCTCAAGAAAGATTCAATCTGAAAAAAGATGACTACGCGCTCCTCTATGATTATATGTCGCGCTATCCCTTTGAATCGGATTTTCCAAAATATGATCCAGCAGAATTCTGGCCAACGTATAGCAAGCTCCTTTTTTATGGCCGTGAAAAAAATGCGATCTTAAATCCCAACATCCGGATCTTCAACAAGTATGGAGATTCCTATGGCTATAATATTGATAATGCCTATGTCGTCGACTTTGAACATGGCGTGGAATTTATGCTCGCCGTTGTTGTACAGTCCAATGAAAATGGCATCTACAACGATGGACGCTATGAATATGAAACAGTAACCTATCCTTTTTTAAAAAATATCGGCCAGGTAATTTATCAGGAGGAGCTGAAAAGAGTTAAAAAGTTTAAACCTGATCTATCGAAATTTGATTTCAGAAAATAA